Proteins encoded together in one Mycobacterium sp. MS1601 window:
- a CDS encoding aldehyde dehydrogenase family protein — translation MAGTNGELDATLHAAADAAPVARRASAQIRAAWLNAVADGLDANADYLVAMAGHETRLPASRLRTELGRTAFQARLFAKRLLARQLFDVRIDTADPSWPIGPRPDLRRGHVAIGPVLVFAAGHFPFALSVAGSDTVSALAAGCPVVVKAHHGHPDLSRATARVVAEKLAEVGAPAGLFGLIEGRRDGAAAVQDRRIKAATFTGSRAGGRLLFDLAMSRPDPIPFYGQLGSTNPVLVTQAGWRERAEEIASEFVAAFTVDSGRFRTHPGVVLVPDLAEFLARLTIPEMGPLMGRGVADGFTATADAAAHHPGVELAMIGPAAKSAPGARVLATTAGQVLADPAIVTTEFFGPGSLLVGYSDQTEAYRVLELFEGTWAASVQGGAHIDAQAAEALDLLTERAGRVIWNQWPTEVSVTDAQQHGGPWPATTVSTVTSVGTAAALRFVRPIAFQNMPAAGLPAELR, via the coding sequence GTGGCTGGGACCAACGGCGAACTCGATGCGACGCTGCACGCAGCTGCTGACGCGGCCCCCGTCGCCCGCCGGGCCAGCGCTCAGATTCGGGCAGCCTGGCTCAATGCGGTTGCCGACGGTCTGGACGCCAATGCCGACTACCTGGTGGCCATGGCAGGCCACGAGACCCGGCTGCCGGCTTCGCGGCTGCGAACTGAGCTGGGCCGCACCGCCTTTCAGGCCAGGCTGTTTGCCAAGCGGCTACTGGCCCGTCAGCTGTTCGATGTCCGGATCGACACCGCGGACCCATCCTGGCCCATCGGGCCCCGGCCGGATCTGCGCCGCGGCCACGTGGCGATCGGACCGGTGCTGGTCTTTGCGGCCGGCCATTTTCCCTTTGCTCTGTCGGTGGCGGGCAGCGACACCGTCAGCGCGCTTGCCGCGGGCTGTCCCGTCGTGGTCAAGGCGCACCATGGCCACCCCGATCTGTCCCGGGCAACGGCCCGGGTGGTTGCTGAGAAGCTTGCCGAGGTGGGCGCTCCCGCCGGCTTGTTCGGATTGATCGAGGGTCGTCGTGACGGTGCGGCAGCAGTCCAGGACCGCCGGATCAAGGCCGCCACGTTCACAGGGTCCAGAGCCGGCGGGCGGCTGTTGTTCGACCTGGCGATGTCGCGCCCGGACCCGATCCCGTTCTACGGCCAGCTGGGCAGCACCAACCCGGTCCTGGTGACCCAAGCCGGGTGGCGCGAGCGGGCCGAGGAGATCGCCTCCGAATTCGTCGCCGCGTTCACGGTGGACTCCGGGCGTTTTCGCACGCATCCCGGGGTGGTGTTGGTACCCGATCTCGCCGAGTTCCTCGCGCGTCTGACCATCCCCGAGATGGGTCCGTTGATGGGCCGGGGAGTCGCCGACGGGTTCACCGCCACCGCCGATGCGGCCGCACACCATCCGGGTGTGGAGCTGGCGATGATCGGACCGGCGGCCAAGAGCGCCCCGGGCGCCCGCGTGCTGGCCACCACCGCGGGGCAGGTGTTGGCCGACCCCGCCATCGTGACCACCGAATTCTTCGGTCCCGGTTCACTGTTGGTCGGCTACAGCGACCAGACCGAGGCCTATCGGGTGTTGGAATTGTTCGAAGGCACCTGGGCGGCCAGTGTCCAGGGTGGTGCGCACATCGACGCCCAGGCGGCCGAAGCGCTCGATCTGCTTACCGAGCGGGCCGGACGGGTGATCTGGAACCAGTGGCCCACCGAGGTGAGTGTCACCGACGCCCAACAGCACGGGGGACCGTGGCCCGCCACCACCGTCTCCACCGTCACCTCCGTGGGAACCGCGGCCGCGCTGCGGTTCGTGCGCCCGATCGCGTTCCAGAACATGCCGGCCGCGGGGCTGCCCGCGGAGCTGCGGTGA
- the rpsF gene encoding 30S ribosomal protein S6, protein MRPYEIMVILDPTLDERTVAPSLETFLNVVRNDGGSVEKVDIWGRRRLAYEIAKHAEGIYAVVDVKAEPATVSELDRQLSLNESVLRTKVMRTDKH, encoded by the coding sequence ATGCGTCCATACGAAATCATGGTCATCCTTGACCCCACACTCGACGAGCGCACTGTCGCCCCGTCGCTGGAGACGTTCTTGAACGTCGTCCGCAATGACGGTGGATCGGTGGAGAAGGTGGATATCTGGGGCAGGCGCCGCCTGGCCTACGAGATCGCCAAGCACGCCGAAGGCATTTATGCCGTCGTCGACGTGAAGGCAGAGCCCGCCACGGTGTCCGAGCTCGACCGTCAGCTGAGTCTGAACGAGTCGGTGCTGCGCACCAAGGTGATGCGTACCGACAAGCACTGA
- a CDS encoding single-stranded DNA-binding protein, which translates to MAGDTNITVVGNLTADPELRFTPSGAAVANFTVASTPRQFDRQSGEWKDGEALFLRCNIWREAAENVAESLTRGSRVIVTGRLKQRSFETREGEKRTVVEVEVEEIGPSLRYATAKVNKASRSGGGGGGFGGGGGGNSRPAASAAPAEDPWGSAPASGSFGGADDEPPF; encoded by the coding sequence GTGGCTGGTGACACCAACATCACCGTCGTCGGCAACCTGACTGCCGACCCGGAACTGCGCTTCACCCCGTCCGGCGCCGCCGTCGCGAACTTCACGGTGGCATCCACCCCTCGCCAGTTCGATCGTCAGAGCGGTGAGTGGAAGGACGGCGAGGCACTGTTCCTGCGCTGCAACATCTGGCGGGAAGCCGCCGAGAATGTGGCCGAGAGCCTGACCCGGGGGTCGCGTGTCATCGTGACCGGCCGGCTCAAGCAACGGTCTTTCGAAACCCGTGAGGGTGAGAAGCGCACCGTGGTCGAGGTCGAGGTCGAAGAGATCGGGCCCTCGCTGCGCTACGCCACGGCCAAGGTCAACAAGGCCAGCCGTTCCGGTGGTGGTGGCGGTGGCTTCGGTGGTGGTGGCGGCGGGAACTCCCGTCCGGCAGCATCCGCCGCCCCGGCCGAGGACCCGTGGGGCAGTGCCCCCGCGTCGGGTTCGTTCGGCGGGGCCGACGACGAGCCTCCCTTCTGA
- the rpsR gene encoding 30S ribosomal protein S18 yields MAKSSNKRRPAPEKPVKTRKCVFCSKKGGANIDYKDTNLLRTYISERGKIRARRVTGNCVQHQRDVAVAVKNAREVALLPFGSATR; encoded by the coding sequence ATGGCTAAGTCCAGCAACAAGAGGCGGCCGGCGCCTGAGAAGCCGGTCAAGACCCGCAAGTGCGTGTTCTGCTCCAAGAAGGGCGGGGCGAACATCGACTACAAGGACACCAACCTGCTCCGTACCTACATCAGCGAGCGCGGCAAGATCCGTGCCCGTCGGGTCACCGGCAACTGTGTCCAGCATCAGCGCGACGTCGCGGTGGCCGTCAAGAACGCCCGTGAGGTGGCTCTGCTGCCTTTCGGTTCGGCGACGCGGTAA
- the rplI gene encoding 50S ribosomal protein L9, with translation MKLILTAEVDHLGAAGDAVEVKDGYGRNYLLPRGLAIVATRGAQRQADDIRRARDTKAVRDLDHAKELKTAIEGLGPVVLTVKTAGDSGKLFGSVTPADIVSAIKKAGGPSLEKRTVHLPKAHIKSTGAHSVEVRLHSDVTATASLDVVAAS, from the coding sequence ATGAAACTCATTCTCACCGCTGAGGTGGACCACCTCGGGGCCGCCGGCGACGCCGTTGAGGTCAAGGACGGCTACGGCCGTAACTACCTGCTGCCGCGCGGGCTGGCCATCGTGGCCACCCGGGGCGCGCAGCGTCAGGCCGACGACATCCGTCGGGCCCGCGACACCAAGGCTGTCCGCGATCTGGACCACGCCAAGGAGCTCAAGACCGCTATCGAGGGGCTGGGCCCGGTGGTGCTGACCGTCAAGACGGCTGGCGATTCCGGCAAGCTGTTCGGCTCGGTCACCCCGGCCGACATCGTGTCCGCCATCAAGAAGGCAGGCGGCCCCAGCCTGGAGAAGCGGACGGTGCACCTGCCCAAGGCGCACATCAAGTCCACGGGTGCACACAGCGTCGAGGTGCGGCTGCACAGCGACGTGACGGCCACCGCGTCGCTCGACGTGGTTGCCGCCAGCTGA